In Desulfurella sp., the sequence ATTTAAATTTTGGTATATTATAATTTTTATATTCTTCCCAAATAATTTTCACAGGCATTTCACATCTTAATTCTGCAGGATTATTAGTTATCACATTACTTAAGATATGAGGTCCTTCTTCTAATTCTATTATTGCTACTACATAAGGAAGGTTTTGTTTAAAAGCTTCATGAAATGCTACATTGTAAACAACAAAACTATAGATCTTACCTATACCTTTAGAAATCACATATTCAAAGTCAAAAGAGTGACATTCAGGACATGCAATAGACGCAGGCCATCTTACATGACCGCAATTCTTGCACTTTTGAAACTTTAATTCTTTATTTTGTGTGGCTTCCCAGAAAAATTTAGTATCGGCAGTAGGTGTTGGTAAAAATAAATTCATTTACATCCTCCTTAATATGATAGTAGAATGTGTTTGTAATACGCCTCCGTTATCACTACATAGTATAATTTCAGGCTTTTTATTTCCTATTGCCACGCCAAGCTGTCTTTTTTCTGCTCTTCCCATTAATTGCATAACTGCTTCTGTTATAGGCGTAAGACCCATAAAGTAAGCTTCGGAAAGCAAACCACCAGAAGTATTTACAGGTAATTTACCGCCAGGGGCAGTGAAACCATCTTTGAAAAAATCTTTTCCTTCGCCGGGTTTAAAAAAACCGTAATCTTGCATAGTTATTTCAACAGTATAGGTAAAGCAATCGTATATTTCACAAGCATCTATATCATTTAGCGTAATGTCTGCCATCTCAAAAGCCATTTGAGAGGCTTTTTTAGCACCCGTAGGTCCAGTTATATAGGTAGCTTGATGGATATCAATACTTGGGTTTGCTTCACCAATACCCATTATAGAAACAACAGGATTTTTTAAATCTTTTGCTCTTTCAACAGAAGTTACAATACATGCTCTACCACCATCACTTATAAGTGAGGCATCCAGTTTTCTAAACGGTTCTATAAGGTATTCTGAGTTTAAATAATCTTCGTAAGTAAGTGGTTTATTATACATTGTGGCATTTGGGTTAAGATTAGCCCATTTTCTTTGACTTACAGCTATTTCTTTCCATGTGTTAGGACCTGTTTCAAATTCAAACATAGCTCTTCTTGCAGCCAGAGCATAGTCTCCAACGAATCCAAATTCACCATACAGATAATTGTCATTTTTAGGCTCTGGATGAGTAGCTTCTTCAATAAACATTCTACGTCCAGATAAAGCATTGTCCGCATAGATTATCAAAACATAATTGCAAAAACCTGCTTCTAACAACGAGACAGCCTGGACAAAATGGTGTCTTGGACAGTATGATTCTTGACTTAGTATAGTAGGTTCTATACCCAATAATTGAGCTACCAGGTAAGGAGTTGCTTCTGGTTCATTTGATATTGCTGGAAACTGCCTGTAACATATAAGACCGTCAATATCTTCTTTTTTTAAGCCAGCATCTTTTATAGCATTTATTCCAGCTTCTACATAAAAACTCAATGCTGATCTTCCTGGGACTTTTCCCTGTGGTGTGTAGCCGACTCCAACTATCGCATATTTATCCCTTAGTTTTTTTAGATGAGTGTATTTCATTATTCACCTCATGTATGGAATATAATTAATTAACTAATTTTAATTTTATATCAATTAAAAAATTCAAGTATTTGAAGGAAATAATTCATAAAAAGCACTCGTTTATTTTATTACTTTCTAAAACAAACAGCTTAGTCTATCTCACAATAATTAAAGGCAGATTGCACTCTTTTCTAAGTATTGCTTCTGTAGTAGAACCTATAATCATTTCAAGCAATCTGTTTTTATTATATGCTCCAAGTATTAGTAATGGGTTTTGGAGATTTTTTGTATATTCAATGAGAGTATCAGCAACACTTTTTTGTTTTGTAAGGTATATGATGTTTAAATCACTGTCTTCAAGATTTTCTGTTTCGGTTTTTCTTACATTTACTATGTGTATTTTAGCTTTAAGATTACCAGCAAGTGCATTTGCCAGTTCAAGAGCCTCTTTGGCTGGTTCCCTGGCGTCATAGCCAACCACAATATTTTTTATTTCATAGAAGTCTTTGTCGGCAACAAAAATAGGTTTTTTTATTTTTCTAATAGTAGATTCAATATTGCTGCCTAAAATTCCCCTTTCAAATGAAGCATTAATGCCTTTTTTTCCAATAAAGACCATGTCGTATTCATAAGAGGTTTCTACTATTGTTATTGGTATTATACCAACTTCGATAAACGAGTTAAATTTTACATTTTCATTTTGTGCCATTTCAGAAAATGCTTGGAGTATGCTTCTTCCTTTTTCTTCAAGCGTTTTTTTAAGTTCAGCGCTAAAATTTATAAATGGCTCAAAACCTAAAACACCGCTTAAATCGTAAATAAACGGACCTTCAAGTTGCATAGTATCTATTACATGTAATGCATCAACAATACAATTAAATTTTTTTCCAAAATCGAGCGCAAATTTTATTGCATTTGTACTATAAGGACTGGAGTCAACTGCTACTAGTAATTTGCTTAAATTATACATTTTCACTCTCCATAACCTTTTTTAGTTCTTCTTCATTGATTTCTTCTTTTTCTAAGAGTAAATTTGTCAATTTTTCCAATTTATCCATATTGTTTTCCAGCATCTCTTTTGCTTGTTTATAGCAATCATTTAGTATTTTATTTATTTCTGCATCTACAGCTTCTTTTGTTTTTTCGCTAATTTCATCTTTTTGAGTGAATATGTTTTCTGTACCCAAAAATCTAGATTTTGCTGGATCTTCAAGAACAACCAAGCCAATAGTTTCGCTCATTCCAAATTTTGTAACTATACTTCTGGCAATATCAGTTGCTCGTGATAAATCATTTTGTGCGCCTGTTGAAACATCTTTTAAAACGAGTTCTTCTGCTATTCTACCACCAAAAAGTACCTTTATCATATTGAGCATTTCTTGCTTTGTAATTAAATACCTATCGTCTGTGGGAAGTTGTTGAGTATAGCCAAGAGCAGCAACTCCTCTGGGTATAATGGATATTTTATGAACTTTATCAACATTTGGCAATAGATAAGCTATAATAGCATGACCAGATTCGTGTACAGCAACGCGTTTTTTCTCTTCTTCTCGCATTGCTCTATTTTGCTTTTTAAGACCGGCAATTTGTCTTTCTATTGCTTCTTCAAAATGTCTCATATTTACTGTTTCACTATTTTCCCTTGCTGCTAAAAGTGCTGCTTCGTTAACGATATTTTCTATGTCGGCACCAACTAGCCCTGGTGTCATTTGAGCTAATTTTTTAATATCTACATCTGGATCTAGTTTAATTTTTCTAACATGGACTTTAAATATTGCTTCTCTGCCATTTACATTTGGTTTATCAACTATAATTTGTCTATCAAATCTTCCTGGCCTTAAAAGTGCAGGATCTAAGATTTCTGGCCTATTTGTTGCGGCCATAATTATAACGCCCAGGTTTGATTCAAACCCATCCATTTCTGCTAATAATTGATTGAGTGTTTGTTCTCGTTCATCATTGGATGTAATTGTATTTATTGCTCTGCTTTTTCCAATTGTATCAATTTCATCAATAAAAACTATACATGGAGCTAATTTTTTGGCTTCTTGGAATAAATCTCTTACCCTGCTTGCACCAACACCTACAAACATTTCTATAAATTCAGATCCACTTATACTTAAAAAAGGTACTTCTGCTTCGCCTGCTGTAGCTTTTGCAAGGAGGGTTTTACCTGTACCCGGAGCACCTACAAGTAAAACGCCTTTAGGTATTCTTCCACCCAGTCTTTGGTATTTACCTGGGTTTTTTAAGAATTCAACAATTTCTTCTACTTCATATTTAACCTCATCAATGCCTGCTACATCAGAAAACTTGACATCTGGACGTTTATTTAAATAAACTTTAAACCTGCCTTTGCCAAACCCAAAGATAGAACCACTTGAGCCCCTTATTTTTCTTGTCATAAACCACCATAAGAAAAAAAGTAACCCAAATGGCAAAATCCACCCGAATATAAGATTTGTAAGCCAGGTATTTGAAATTGTACCGCTAAAATTTACATGGTGTTCTTCTAAATCTTTTACTAAATTAGGATCATTTACTGCAATCGTAACGAAGCTTTCTTTTTTGTTTTTATCATTTAGATATTCGCCTTTTATATATTGAGAAGAAATTTCGCAACTAATTACCCTATTTTTAGCTACAAGCGATTTAAACTCAGAGTAAGTAAGCGTTTTCTTTTCTTGCGCAAAATAGCTTTGATAAAAATAGATTGCTAAAAGCCCAATTAGCAGGTAAAACAACGAAAACTTTATTAAATTTTGATAATTATTTTCTTTGTTTGGTTTTTGTTCATTATCGTTATTATTTTGCATATTTTACCCTTCAATAAATTTTATATATGCTACCATTTCTTGAAATTATATACAGAGCATTTTTATAATATGTAAATTTTGAATCAAAAATACCACCTAAATTAAATATTTGCATAATTTTTCCGTTTAAGGCATTTAATACTACCAATCTTCCATTTGAAAGCAGACAAAATAGATAATCGTTGCCAGATAGATACATTGAATAAATATCATAATTGTAACTTAAAGTTTTACTCCAAATAATACTTCCACTTTGAGGATCAAGGGCATCTACTCCACCTTTTTCGTTTGCAACAAATAAGGCAAAAGGAGAAATTTGAAGATTTGCAAAGCTTGATATTTCTTTTGACCATACATTGATTCCTTTGTCAATTGATACTGATTGAGTATAGCCCGTTGTACTAGTTGCATAAACATGAGAGCTTGTAAGTTCAGCTTTTGAATCAACATCAACAAAAAGCTCACCTTTACCAACTTTTACTTCCCAAATTTCATCACCATTTTTGGTTAACTTATAGAGCATGCCGTTATCAAAACCTATGTAGATAGCATCATTTGTTATAACCGGTGTGCTAAAGCCTTTTACACTCATAGGTGCTGTATTTCTGTGAAACTCCCATAAAATTTT encodes:
- a CDS encoding Zn-ribbon domain-containing OB-fold protein, producing the protein MNLFLPTPTADTKFFWEATQNKELKFQKCKNCGHVRWPASIACPECHSFDFEYVISKGIGKIYSFVVYNVAFHEAFKQNLPYVVAIIELEEGPHILSNVITNNPAELRCEMPVKIIWEEYKNYNIPKFKLNY
- a CDS encoding thiolase family protein; this translates as MKYTHLKKLRDKYAIVGVGYTPQGKVPGRSALSFYVEAGINAIKDAGLKKEDIDGLICYRQFPAISNEPEATPYLVAQLLGIEPTILSQESYCPRHHFVQAVSLLEAGFCNYVLIIYADNALSGRRMFIEEATHPEPKNDNYLYGEFGFVGDYALAARRAMFEFETGPNTWKEIAVSQRKWANLNPNATMYNKPLTYEDYLNSEYLIEPFRKLDASLISDGGRACIVTSVERAKDLKNPVVSIMGIGEANPSIDIHQATYITGPTGAKKASQMAFEMADITLNDIDACEIYDCFTYTVEITMQDYGFFKPGEGKDFFKDGFTAPGGKLPVNTSGGLLSEAYFMGLTPITEAVMQLMGRAEKRQLGVAIGNKKPEIILCSDNGGVLQTHSTIILRRM
- a CDS encoding universal stress protein, whose product is MYNLSKLLVAVDSSPYSTNAIKFALDFGKKFNCIVDALHVIDTMQLEGPFIYDLSGVLGFEPFINFSAELKKTLEEKGRSILQAFSEMAQNENVKFNSFIEVGIIPITIVETSYEYDMVFIGKKGINASFERGILGSNIESTIRKIKKPIFVADKDFYEIKNIVVGYDAREPAKEALELANALAGNLKAKIHIVNVRKTETENLEDSDLNIIYLTKQKSVADTLIEYTKNLQNPLLILGAYNKNRLLEMIIGSTTEAILRKECNLPLIIVR
- the ftsH gene encoding ATP-dependent zinc metalloprotease FtsH yields the protein MQNNNDNEQKPNKENNYQNLIKFSLFYLLIGLLAIYFYQSYFAQEKKTLTYSEFKSLVAKNRVISCEISSQYIKGEYLNDKNKKESFVTIAVNDPNLVKDLEEHHVNFSGTISNTWLTNLIFGWILPFGLLFFLWWFMTRKIRGSSGSIFGFGKGRFKVYLNKRPDVKFSDVAGIDEVKYEVEEIVEFLKNPGKYQRLGGRIPKGVLLVGAPGTGKTLLAKATAGEAEVPFLSISGSEFIEMFVGVGASRVRDLFQEAKKLAPCIVFIDEIDTIGKSRAINTITSNDEREQTLNQLLAEMDGFESNLGVIIMAATNRPEILDPALLRPGRFDRQIIVDKPNVNGREAIFKVHVRKIKLDPDVDIKKLAQMTPGLVGADIENIVNEAALLAARENSETVNMRHFEEAIERQIAGLKKQNRAMREEEKKRVAVHESGHAIIAYLLPNVDKVHKISIIPRGVAALGYTQQLPTDDRYLITKQEMLNMIKVLFGGRIAEELVLKDVSTGAQNDLSRATDIARSIVTKFGMSETIGLVVLEDPAKSRFLGTENIFTQKDEISEKTKEAVDAEINKILNDCYKQAKEMLENNMDKLEKLTNLLLEKEEINEEELKKVMESENV
- a CDS encoding PQQ-binding-like beta-propeller repeat protein; translation: MLKKISPIFLLLTIFLLYSCSSTKHINLTVEEKPLPIAKQMSIVSPPVKVEKIYSVGPVSYRAKIYINDDTLFIGSTNKHLYMINLKTHDIKSFDIKEPIEVEIYADNYIYVGTTKGQLLKMDYKGGIVWKKQFSFPIVGSIIEDGVYLYVTTTNNTLYKIDKLDGKILWEFHRNTAPMSVKGFSTPVITNDAIYIGFDNGMLYKLTKNGDEIWEVKVGKGELFVDVDSKAELTSSHVYATSTTGYTQSVSIDKGINVWSKEISSFANLQISPFALFVANEKGGVDALDPQSGSIIWSKTLSYNYDIYSMYLSGNDYLFCLLSNGRLVVLNALNGKIMQIFNLGGIFDSKFTYYKNALYIISRNGSIYKIY